Proteins found in one Micromonospora sp. WMMD1082 genomic segment:
- a CDS encoding low temperature requirement protein A — MSDRGWRGRLGPAVGIAPGARVDKFEIFFDLVLVFSFFNIARATAGNITGRQLLHALLVLAVLWWCWVVHTVIATRVRVGEGFVPVLMVASMAALFCFALALPQAFHNPHGGNAGPIVVAVSYVLIRAVHLTLFLHLVRNDPVERRQLLRYAPELTLSTILLLAAALLPGLITDPTLATLVRDGLWITVILVQYATGLLANTWGWQVTSAEHWTERYDLILIIALGESVISVGLGSNLIGQPPTWPGVTAAVLGIVFTATLWWAHYDLIGPAARIALHSTLGRARVLMARDAYAYLYLPMIAGIITFALGAEGIVHDIAAPGVPISEPAHGPDVPLLFGGVALYLAGNMLFQLRTLRTVSWLRVGTLGLLAAGVPVAMPLPGLAALGLLTAICVGLITAEVMLMSESRHALRAAVFEERTVHEANEAAFRSRWHDNPSDTNP, encoded by the coding sequence GTGAGCGACAGGGGCTGGCGAGGGCGGCTGGGACCGGCCGTTGGGATCGCGCCGGGCGCCCGGGTCGACAAGTTCGAGATCTTTTTCGACCTGGTCCTAGTTTTTTCCTTCTTCAACATCGCCCGGGCCACCGCCGGCAACATCACCGGCCGGCAACTGTTGCACGCCCTGCTCGTACTCGCCGTGCTCTGGTGGTGCTGGGTGGTACACACCGTGATCGCGACCCGTGTCCGAGTCGGCGAAGGCTTCGTACCGGTACTGATGGTCGCCAGCATGGCCGCGCTGTTCTGCTTCGCCCTCGCCCTACCCCAGGCATTCCACAATCCGCACGGCGGCAACGCTGGACCCATCGTGGTCGCGGTCAGCTACGTCCTCATTCGCGCCGTACACCTGACCCTCTTCTTGCACCTGGTCCGCAACGACCCAGTCGAACGCCGACAACTACTCCGCTACGCCCCCGAACTCACCCTCAGCACCATCCTGCTCCTCGCCGCAGCCCTCCTACCCGGCCTCATCACCGACCCAACCCTGGCCACGCTGGTCCGTGACGGACTGTGGATCACCGTCATCCTGGTCCAATATGCCACCGGGCTGCTCGCCAACACCTGGGGCTGGCAGGTGACCTCCGCCGAACACTGGACCGAACGGTACGACCTCATCCTGATCATCGCTCTCGGCGAGTCGGTGATCTCCGTCGGACTGGGCAGCAATCTCATCGGCCAGCCGCCCACCTGGCCCGGGGTGACCGCGGCGGTGCTCGGGATCGTCTTCACCGCCACTCTCTGGTGGGCGCACTACGACCTGATCGGTCCGGCCGCCCGGATCGCCCTGCACTCCACCCTGGGCCGCGCCCGGGTGCTGATGGCCCGCGACGCCTACGCGTACCTCTACCTGCCGATGATCGCCGGGATCATCACGTTCGCCCTCGGCGCGGAGGGCATCGTGCACGACATCGCCGCGCCCGGGGTGCCGATCTCCGAGCCGGCACATGGCCCGGACGTGCCGCTGCTGTTCGGCGGGGTGGCCCTGTATCTGGCCGGGAACATGCTCTTCCAGCTGCGTACCCTGCGCACGGTCTCCTGGCTGCGGGTCGGCACCCTGGGCCTGCTCGCCGCCGGCGTCCCGGTCGCCATGCCCCTGCCCGGGCTGGCCGCCCTCGGCCTGCTCACCGCGATCTGCGTCGGCCTGATCACCGCCGAGGTGATGCTGATGTCCGAGTCCCGGCACGCGCTGCGCGCGGCGGTCTTCGAAGAGCGCACCGTCCACGAGGCCAACGAGGCCGCCTTCCGCAGCCGCTGGCACGACAACCCATCCGACACCAACCCCTGA
- a CDS encoding DUF5954 family protein has product MSHEEHARSPAVVRVERPTDPVGAITDHDAVSRTHAYPVVRIGAPLFGHAVDLGDGRWQVHALLDHTPQDARNTLAHRLRERLPDTTDPALAAEVTAVAQLLDREKIDEVVVAGQIHRVIRADTFARFGPDGPEPPRPTDPDPRDFTDHDSFCDEEVIADPAAATGVGTAMLKVDLLTAHYPRALVPPDVYADSVAAVRSHPHAAVLPARHAAAEHVDGAWQPISHAVATPQEARDELAFTFRHIEPRHRPLTPDQNAAYQQAADHLDRNRIDEITALGRRFRITRVETLLRFSPNGPEGPRPSDHDPDPPPEAAANTS; this is encoded by the coding sequence ATGAGTCACGAAGAGCACGCCCGGTCGCCAGCGGTCGTACGCGTCGAGCGGCCCACCGACCCGGTCGGTGCGATCACCGATCACGACGCCGTCTCCCGCACGCACGCGTACCCGGTCGTCCGGATCGGCGCGCCGCTGTTCGGACACGCGGTCGACCTCGGCGACGGACGGTGGCAGGTGCACGCCCTGCTCGACCACACCCCGCAAGACGCCCGCAACACCCTCGCCCACCGACTACGGGAACGGCTGCCCGACACCACCGACCCGGCCCTGGCCGCCGAAGTCACCGCCGTCGCACAGCTCCTCGACCGGGAGAAGATCGACGAGGTCGTCGTCGCGGGACAGATCCACCGCGTCATACGCGCGGACACGTTCGCCCGCTTTGGCCCCGACGGACCCGAACCGCCGCGTCCCACCGACCCCGACCCCCGCGACTTCACCGATCACGACAGCTTCTGCGACGAAGAGGTCATCGCCGACCCGGCAGCCGCCACCGGCGTCGGCACCGCGATGCTGAAAGTCGACCTACTCACCGCGCACTACCCACGCGCCCTCGTACCGCCCGACGTGTACGCCGACAGCGTCGCCGCCGTGCGCTCCCACCCCCACGCCGCAGTGCTCCCCGCCCGACACGCCGCCGCCGAACACGTCGACGGGGCATGGCAGCCCATCAGCCACGCCGTCGCCACTCCACAAGAGGCACGCGACGAACTCGCCTTCACCTTCCGCCACATCGAGCCCCGCCACCGCCCACTCACCCCCGACCAGAACGCCGCCTATCAGCAGGCCGCCGACCACCTCGACCGCAACCGCATCGACGAGATCACCGCCCTCGGCCGACGGTTCCGCATCACCCGCGTCGAAACCCTGCTGCGCTTCTCCCCCAACGGCCCGGAAGGCCCACGCCCCTCCGACCACGATCCCGACCCACCACCCGAGGCCGCAGCCAACACGTCCTAA
- a CDS encoding TetR/AcrR family transcriptional regulator, with protein sequence MAPRGRPRTFDRHTALHTAMELFWRRGYEGVSVSMLTETLGITPTSLYAAFGSKERLFDEAIELYDAPGSTPTDQALTRHQTREVVEAILRNNADAYTDPATPPGCMIVLSAINLGSGHDDIGRKLNERRRRDRAKIQARIERGIADGDLPGNLDAAVAASYVQTVLHGLSIQAHDGCTREHAHAIVGAAMDGWDTMIERAT encoded by the coding sequence ATGGCACCGCGAGGTCGCCCACGGACCTTTGACCGGCACACGGCGCTACACACGGCGATGGAGCTGTTCTGGCGGCGCGGATACGAAGGGGTCTCGGTCTCGATGCTCACCGAGACCCTCGGGATCACCCCCACGAGCCTGTACGCCGCCTTCGGTTCCAAGGAGAGACTGTTCGACGAGGCCATCGAGCTGTACGACGCACCGGGCAGCACGCCGACCGACCAGGCACTCACCCGCCACCAGACCCGCGAGGTGGTCGAGGCCATCCTGCGCAACAACGCCGATGCCTACACCGACCCGGCAACACCACCCGGATGCATGATCGTGCTCTCGGCCATCAACCTCGGCTCCGGCCACGACGACATCGGCCGCAAGCTCAACGAGCGCCGGCGACGCGACCGTGCGAAGATCCAGGCACGCATCGAACGCGGCATCGCCGACGGCGATCTACCCGGGAATCTGGATGCCGCCGTGGCCGCCTCGTACGTGCAGACGGTGCTGCACGGGCTGTCCATTCAGGCCCACGACGGCTGCACCCGCGAACACGCTCACGCCATCGTCGGCGCAGCTATGGATGGCTGGGACACCATGATCGAACGGGCTACCTAG
- a CDS encoding SMR family transporter: MPRVAMSAWCLVLFAAGLEIIWVLALNAADGLARPGWAVAGIAIAIASLVMLTRALRTLPLSSAYTVWVGTGAVGVALAGVFVLGEPLTPLRAACLALIVAGVIGLTLTDTPSNPAEREPGDRKHHGTGER, encoded by the coding sequence ATGCCCCGGGTCGCGATGTCGGCCTGGTGCCTGGTCCTGTTCGCTGCGGGACTGGAGATCATCTGGGTGCTCGCACTGAATGCGGCCGACGGCTTGGCCCGACCGGGCTGGGCAGTCGCCGGGATCGCCATCGCGATCGCCAGCCTGGTCATGCTCACCCGCGCGCTGCGGACCCTGCCGCTGAGCAGTGCCTACACCGTGTGGGTCGGCACCGGGGCGGTCGGCGTCGCCCTCGCCGGGGTGTTCGTCCTGGGCGAGCCGCTCACACCGCTGCGCGCCGCCTGCCTGGCCCTGATCGTCGCCGGCGTCATCGGACTCACACTGACCGACACGCCGTCGAACCCGGCTGAGCGCGAGCCCGGCGACCGGAAGCATCACGGGACAGGTGAGCGCTGA
- a CDS encoding multidrug efflux SMR transporter, with protein MAWVFLVVAGLLEIAWSSALKKADGLRRTGWSIAGIALAILSLALLSLALGDLPVGTAYAVWVGIGAVGVALTGIVAFGDRATPTRLAGLAAIVTGIVGLKLLGG; from the coding sequence ATGGCCTGGGTCTTCCTCGTCGTCGCCGGGCTGCTGGAGATCGCCTGGTCGTCAGCTCTGAAGAAGGCGGACGGGCTACGCCGAACCGGCTGGAGCATCGCCGGGATCGCGCTGGCGATCCTCAGCCTCGCCCTGCTCTCCCTCGCGCTCGGCGACCTCCCGGTCGGGACCGCCTACGCGGTCTGGGTCGGCATCGGCGCCGTCGGCGTTGCCCTCACCGGCATCGTCGCCTTCGGCGACAGGGCCACCCCAACACGCCTTGCCGGCCTGGCCGCCATCGTCACCGGCATCGTCGGACTCAAGCTCCTCGGTGGCTGA
- a CDS encoding response regulator transcription factor, whose product MTTVVLADDEALLRKALAALLPLEGDITVLAEADGGESAVEATLRIRPDVLVIDLEMPGVDGLAAITQIRRARPEQVILMLTRHARPGVLRKALKLGVQGFVSKSAEPAHIASVITTLHQGKRWIDPDVSALAVVDDCPLTERELDVLRVTSQGYSVADIATRLHLAPGTVRNYLSNAMQKTQTRTRHEAARYAREHDWL is encoded by the coding sequence ATGACGACCGTGGTGCTCGCCGACGACGAGGCCCTGCTCCGCAAGGCTCTGGCCGCGCTGCTTCCACTGGAGGGCGACATCACCGTCCTCGCCGAGGCGGACGGCGGCGAGAGCGCCGTCGAGGCGACCCTGCGGATCCGGCCCGACGTGCTGGTCATCGACCTGGAGATGCCGGGCGTGGACGGGCTCGCCGCGATCACGCAGATCCGCCGCGCCCGGCCCGAGCAGGTGATCCTCATGCTGACCCGCCATGCCCGGCCCGGTGTGCTGCGTAAGGCCCTGAAACTCGGCGTCCAGGGCTTCGTCAGCAAGTCGGCCGAACCGGCACACATCGCCTCGGTCATCACCACCCTGCACCAGGGCAAGCGCTGGATCGACCCGGACGTCTCCGCACTCGCCGTCGTCGACGACTGCCCGCTCACCGAGCGCGAGCTCGACGTGCTCCGCGTCACCAGTCAGGGCTACTCGGTCGCCGACATCGCCACCCGACTCCACCTCGCACCGGGCACCGTACGCAACTACCTCTCCAACGCGATGCAGAAGACGCAGACCCGCACCCGCCACGAGGCGGCGCGCTACGCCCGCGAACACGACTGGCTGTAG
- a CDS encoding histidine kinase, whose protein sequence is MTARPLRMTQATQGQLRRLNLMTSLPPIVIAAALLVYVDAHTWWHVLVLVPGVGAAVVAFERWTAGDLDRFLLPCLIVAGAVWPLGVLLTASPNAYWGICVVGSSALARLRRHRSLAAAGLFSYIAVVGATRLLVDRADVRATLIDYLLTPTGITVVVSVLTFAGERFYDIIRELEQFRERESELAVIRERVRFASDLHDIQGHTLHVVKLKAALARRLVHTDAARADEELREIHTLVGDTITQTKELAYAQRRLNLSAELENAKNLFEAAGIRVRVTREAEVDPRASELLGQVLRETTTNILRHAQATQVRITLAESGISIVNDGVSGDEAPELRGLSALRQRMSDGGGSLTAEQRGGEFLTAATFARPVTTVPQPGEESR, encoded by the coding sequence GTGACCGCCCGACCGCTGCGCATGACCCAGGCGACGCAGGGACAACTGCGCCGGCTCAACCTCATGACGTCACTTCCACCGATCGTGATCGCCGCGGCCCTTCTCGTGTACGTCGACGCGCACACCTGGTGGCACGTCCTCGTCCTGGTACCGGGTGTCGGGGCGGCCGTGGTGGCCTTCGAACGATGGACGGCCGGCGATCTGGACCGGTTCCTCCTGCCCTGCCTGATCGTCGCGGGAGCGGTGTGGCCGCTCGGGGTGCTGCTGACGGCCAGTCCCAACGCGTACTGGGGCATCTGCGTGGTGGGTTCGTCCGCCCTCGCCCGGCTGCGGCGGCATCGGAGCCTGGCGGCCGCCGGGCTCTTCTCCTACATCGCCGTGGTCGGCGCGACCCGGCTCCTGGTGGACCGGGCTGACGTACGCGCCACTTTGATCGACTATCTCCTCACCCCGACCGGCATCACCGTGGTGGTGAGCGTCCTGACGTTCGCCGGCGAACGGTTCTACGACATCATCCGCGAGCTTGAGCAGTTCCGGGAACGCGAGTCCGAGCTGGCCGTCATCCGGGAACGCGTCCGCTTCGCCAGCGACCTGCACGACATCCAGGGCCACACCCTGCACGTGGTCAAGCTGAAGGCCGCCCTGGCCCGAAGACTGGTCCACACCGACGCCGCGCGGGCCGACGAGGAACTGCGGGAGATCCACACCCTGGTCGGCGACACCATCACCCAGACCAAAGAACTCGCGTACGCCCAACGGCGGCTCAACCTCTCCGCCGAACTCGAGAACGCGAAGAACCTGTTCGAGGCCGCCGGCATCCGCGTACGGGTGACCCGGGAGGCCGAGGTGGATCCCCGGGCCAGCGAGCTGCTCGGCCAGGTGCTGCGCGAGACCACCACCAACATCCTGCGGCACGCGCAGGCCACCCAGGTGCGGATCACCCTCGCCGAGTCCGGCATCTCGATCGTCAACGACGGCGTATCGGGCGACGAGGCCCCCGAGCTGAGAGGGCTTTCCGCCCTCCGGCAGCGGATGTCGGACGGTGGCGGCAGCCTGACGGCCGAGCAACGGGGCGGGGAGTTCCTGACGGCCGCGACCTTCGCGCGACCCGTGACGACCGTGCCCCAGCCGGGAGAGGAGTCCCGATGA
- a CDS encoding ABC transporter ATP-binding protein → MSTTPVIEVDRLNLRYGEFHAVKDLSFEVRRGELYALLGTNGAGKTSTLETVEGHRTPTSGFVRVFGRSPQDRRVVRPRMGVMLQESGFSPDLTVRESVRLIGNLTRRADDVDRVLDIVDLTSRAGRRVSQLSGGEKRRLDFATAVYGTPELIFLDEPTTGLDIQSRDDLWATVDRLRENGATIVLTTHYLEEAQQRADRIGLMHQGTLHREGTVSELTRTLPAVIRFSLPPAAPALPLPAVVDNGQAVVETFGLQKDLHLLLGWAQDHAVELPDLQAGPTRLDDVFRAVGR, encoded by the coding sequence ATGTCCACTACACCAGTCATCGAAGTCGACCGCCTGAACCTCAGGTACGGCGAGTTCCACGCCGTGAAGGACCTCTCCTTCGAGGTGCGGCGCGGAGAGCTGTACGCGTTGCTCGGCACGAACGGGGCGGGGAAGACCTCGACCCTGGAGACCGTCGAGGGGCACCGGACGCCGACCTCCGGCTTCGTGCGTGTCTTCGGCCGCAGCCCGCAGGACCGGCGCGTGGTACGTCCCCGGATGGGCGTTATGCTCCAGGAGAGCGGATTCTCCCCGGACCTCACCGTTCGCGAGTCGGTCCGCCTGATCGGCAACCTCACCCGACGGGCGGACGACGTCGACCGGGTGCTCGACATCGTCGACCTCACCAGCCGGGCCGGTAGGAGGGTGTCCCAGCTCTCCGGCGGGGAGAAGCGGCGGCTGGACTTCGCCACCGCCGTCTACGGAACGCCGGAGCTGATCTTCCTGGACGAGCCGACCACCGGCCTGGACATCCAGTCCCGGGACGATCTCTGGGCGACGGTGGACCGGCTCCGTGAGAACGGCGCCACCATCGTGCTCACCACCCACTACCTGGAGGAGGCGCAGCAGCGCGCCGACCGCATCGGGCTCATGCACCAGGGCACCCTCCACCGGGAGGGCACCGTCTCCGAGTTGACCCGCACCCTGCCGGCCGTCATCCGTTTCTCGCTACCGCCGGCGGCGCCGGCACTGCCGCTGCCGGCCGTCGTCGACAACGGGCAGGCCGTGGTCGAGACCTTCGGCCTGCAGAAGGACCTGCACCTGCTGCTTGGGTGGGCGCAGGACCACGCCGTCGAGCTGCCGGACCTGCAGGCCGGGCCGACCCGACTCGACGACGTCTTCCGCGCCGTCGGCCGCTGA